The following proteins are encoded in a genomic region of Pungitius pungitius chromosome 17, fPunPun2.1, whole genome shotgun sequence:
- the LOC119219580 gene encoding tubulin beta chain-like gives MNCGKCPGTMDSVRSGPFGHIFRLDNFVFGQSGAGNNWAKGHYTEGAELVVRIEAESCECLQGFQLTHSLGGRTGSSMGTLLISKIREEYPDLIMNTFSVVPSPKHAVFRGRMSMETKNSSTRTPRLRRRGEFQEDVEEDA, from the exons ATGAACT gtgGGAAGTGCCCAGGCACCATGGACTCGGTCCGCTCCGGACCTTTTGGACACATCTTCAGACTGGACAACTTTGTCTTTG GTCAAAGTGGAGCAGGGAACAACTGGGCCAAAGGCCACTACACGGAGGGGGCAGAGCTGGTGGTGAGAATAGAGGCGGAGAGCTGTGAGTGTCTGCAGGGCTTCCAGCTCACACACTCTCTGGGAGGAAGAACTGGCTCCAGTATGGGGACCCTGCTCATCAGCAAGATCAGGGAGGAGTACCCAGACCTTATCATGAACACCTTCAGTGTGGTACCCTCCCCGAAG CATGCCGTGTTCCGCGGCCGCATGTCCATGGAGACCAAGAACAGCAGTACCAGGACGCCacggctgaggaggaggggagagttCCAGGAGGATGTGGAAGAGGATGCCTAG
- the flot1a gene encoding flotillin-1a isoform X1, translated as MPPVPSEGGSANMFHTCGPNEAMVVSGFCRSPPLMIPGGRVFVIPCIQQIQRISLNTLTLNVRSDKVYTRHGVPISVTGIAQMKIQGQNKQMLAAACQMFMGKSEPEIAQIALETLEGHQRAIIAHLTVEEIYKDRKKFSEQVFKVASSDLVNMGISVVSYTLKDVHDDQDYLHSLGKARTAQVQKDARIGEANNKRDAVIREAHAMQEKVSAQYLNEIEMAKAQRDYELKKAAYDIEVNTKKAESEMAYQLQVAKTKQCIEEERMQVQVVERTQQIVLQEQEITRREKELEAKVKKPAEAERYRLQKLAEAQRLKLIMEAEADAESIKIKGEAEAFAVEAKGRADAEQMAKKAEAFQQYKDGAMVDMLLEKLPLMAEEISKPLCEANKVTMVSSGDGEVGAAKLTGEVLDIMVRLPAAVEKLTGVKISQVTSRTG; from the exons ATGCCACCAGTTCCGTCCGAAGGAGGCTCAGCGAACATGTTCCACACCTGCGGCCCCAATGAGGCGATGGTGGTGTCAG ggtTCTGTCGATCTCCTCCTCTGATGATACCTGGAGGCCGAGTGTTCGTCATCCCCTGCATCCAGCAGATACAGAG GATTTCCCTGAACACCCTGACTCTGAATGTGAGGAGCGACAAAGTCTACACCCGCCACGGCGTGCCCATCTCCGTCACCGGCATAGCCCAG ATGAAGATCCAGGGTCAGAATAAACAGATGCTGGCTGCGGCCTGCCAAATGTTCATGGGGAAGTCCGAGCCTGAGATCGCTCAGATCGCCTTGGAGACGCTGGAGGGCCACCAGCGGGCCATCATCGCCCACCTCACCGTGGAG GAGATCTACAAGGACCGAAAGAAGTTCTCGGAGCAGGTGTTTAAGGTGGCCTCCTCGGACCTGGTGAACATGGGCATCAGCGTGGTCAGCTACACCCTGAAAGATGTTCACGACGACCAG GACTATCTGCATTCGCTGGGGAAGGCTCGGACAGCCCAGGTTCAGAAAGACGCTCGCATCGGAGAGGCCAACAACAAGAGGGACGCCGTGATCAGG gAGGCCCATGCGATGCAGGAGAAAGTTTCAGCGCAGTACTTGAATGAGATTGAGATGGCAAAGGCCCAGAGGGACTATGAGCTGAAGAAGGCTGCCTATGACATCGAGGTCAACACCAAGAAGGCGGAGTCGGAGATGGCCTACCAGCTGCAG GTGGCGAAGACGAAGCAGTGTatcgaggaggagaggatgcagGTCCAGGTGGTGGAGCGGACGCAGCAGATCGtgctgcaggagcaggagaTCACCCgcagggagaaggagctggaggccaaGGTGAAGAAACCGGCGGAGGCTGAGCGGTACCGTCTGCAGAAACTGGCCGAGGCTCAGCG tCTGAAGTTGATCATGGAGGCGGAGGCCGATGCCGAGTCCATCAAG ATCAAGGGTGAGGCCGAGGCGTTCGCGGTGGAGGCCAAGGGTCGCGCCGACGCAGAGCAGATGGCGAAGAAGGCGGAGGCCTTCCAGCAGTACAAGGATGGAGCCATGGTGGACATGCTGCTGGAGAAGCTGCCTCTG ATGGCAGAAGAGATCAGCAAGCCTCTGTGCGAAGCCAACAAGGTGACCATGGTGTCCAGTGGAGACGGGGAGGTGGGCGCCGCCAAGCTGACGGGAGAGGTGCTGGACATCATGGTCCGCCTCCCCGCGGCCGTGGAGAAGCTGACCGGGGTCAAAATCTCCCAG GTGACCTCTCGTACAGGCTGA
- the flot1a gene encoding flotillin-1a isoform X2: MIPGGRVFVIPCIQQIQRISLNTLTLNVRSDKVYTRHGVPISVTGIAQMKIQGQNKQMLAAACQMFMGKSEPEIAQIALETLEGHQRAIIAHLTVEEIYKDRKKFSEQVFKVASSDLVNMGISVVSYTLKDVHDDQDYLHSLGKARTAQVQKDARIGEANNKRDAVIREAHAMQEKVSAQYLNEIEMAKAQRDYELKKAAYDIEVNTKKAESEMAYQLQVAKTKQCIEEERMQVQVVERTQQIVLQEQEITRREKELEAKVKKPAEAERYRLQKLAEAQRLKLIMEAEADAESIKIKGEAEAFAVEAKGRADAEQMAKKAEAFQQYKDGAMVDMLLEKLPLMAEEISKPLCEANKVTMVSSGDGEVGAAKLTGEVLDIMVRLPAAVEKLTGVKISQVTSRTG; this comes from the exons ATGATACCTGGAGGCCGAGTGTTCGTCATCCCCTGCATCCAGCAGATACAGAG GATTTCCCTGAACACCCTGACTCTGAATGTGAGGAGCGACAAAGTCTACACCCGCCACGGCGTGCCCATCTCCGTCACCGGCATAGCCCAG ATGAAGATCCAGGGTCAGAATAAACAGATGCTGGCTGCGGCCTGCCAAATGTTCATGGGGAAGTCCGAGCCTGAGATCGCTCAGATCGCCTTGGAGACGCTGGAGGGCCACCAGCGGGCCATCATCGCCCACCTCACCGTGGAG GAGATCTACAAGGACCGAAAGAAGTTCTCGGAGCAGGTGTTTAAGGTGGCCTCCTCGGACCTGGTGAACATGGGCATCAGCGTGGTCAGCTACACCCTGAAAGATGTTCACGACGACCAG GACTATCTGCATTCGCTGGGGAAGGCTCGGACAGCCCAGGTTCAGAAAGACGCTCGCATCGGAGAGGCCAACAACAAGAGGGACGCCGTGATCAGG gAGGCCCATGCGATGCAGGAGAAAGTTTCAGCGCAGTACTTGAATGAGATTGAGATGGCAAAGGCCCAGAGGGACTATGAGCTGAAGAAGGCTGCCTATGACATCGAGGTCAACACCAAGAAGGCGGAGTCGGAGATGGCCTACCAGCTGCAG GTGGCGAAGACGAAGCAGTGTatcgaggaggagaggatgcagGTCCAGGTGGTGGAGCGGACGCAGCAGATCGtgctgcaggagcaggagaTCACCCgcagggagaaggagctggaggccaaGGTGAAGAAACCGGCGGAGGCTGAGCGGTACCGTCTGCAGAAACTGGCCGAGGCTCAGCG tCTGAAGTTGATCATGGAGGCGGAGGCCGATGCCGAGTCCATCAAG ATCAAGGGTGAGGCCGAGGCGTTCGCGGTGGAGGCCAAGGGTCGCGCCGACGCAGAGCAGATGGCGAAGAAGGCGGAGGCCTTCCAGCAGTACAAGGATGGAGCCATGGTGGACATGCTGCTGGAGAAGCTGCCTCTG ATGGCAGAAGAGATCAGCAAGCCTCTGTGCGAAGCCAACAAGGTGACCATGGTGTCCAGTGGAGACGGGGAGGTGGGCGCCGCCAAGCTGACGGGAGAGGTGCTGGACATCATGGTCCGCCTCCCCGCGGCCGTGGAGAAGCTGACCGGGGTCAAAATCTCCCAG GTGACCTCTCGTACAGGCTGA